In Piliocolobus tephrosceles isolate RC106 unplaced genomic scaffold, ASM277652v3 unscaffolded_39362, whole genome shotgun sequence, the sequence TCAATGAACCTGCTGTTCTAGAGGTCTCACCATGGATGCTAATGAAAGTTCTTATTACCAAGGCATTTCTAGCTCCTGTTACTTTACTTATAGCACAATGCATTCTAAATGATCCCTCACACACTCTCAGGTagaccagacacacacacaatccatAACTCCAATGACACACAATCAGAAGCACAATCATACACACACTGTAGGAGGCCGAAGATGCCACCCCAAAAACACCCAGCACCGCATCCCTGGACCCTGTGCGTATCTTATGTGACTCAGCAAAGGCGCTTTTCAGATACGACAATGGCGTGTGGACTGACACTGGGGAGATCACCCTGGATGCCAAtctaatcacttgagccctgaaaCGTGGAAGACTTTCTCTAGCTGGAAGCACAAGAGAAACGTGGCAGGAGAGGTCAGAGAGGTTCCAAGTATGAGACAGGTTTGAGGCACAGTTGCTGGCTCTGAGTTGGTAGAGCCCATGGGCGGGGACCACGGAGAGCCAGAGAGGCATAGATGGAGAAAGACGGTGaattttcagggcagtgaaattattctgtCTTCCACTGTCATGAGGGATAGAATAAGTATGTATTATGCCTCAGATCTCAGGTCCTGGGGAAGCAGCGGGAGCGGCACCTGCAGTCCATCCGCAGGAGTGACTCTTCCTAGAGAGCAAGGGCACAGGTTAGCCCCCAGCAGAAGGGGTGGAGGTTAGACCACTCTGGTGAGATTAGAGGATGGCTGATAACAGGATAGTGGAGATTAACTCCCGGGAGGATGTCAGAGGACCCTCCGCTGCAGGAGGACCCGAATCAGCCCCTATAGTAGGAGCACGAGATAGACCACTGCAGGGAGGGTGGAGGTTAGCCCAGTGAGAGGAGTGGAGGTCCCTTTCAGCAGAGTCAGCTCAGGATGGACCCACAGCCAGGAGGAGGCAGGAACCTTAGTCCTACAGCAGCAAGGAACAGTGATCTGCCGACAATGTGACTGACCCTGGAACGAGTTTCTCTTCAGAGCCCCCAGGAAGAGCCCAGCAGCAATGCTTGGATTCCAGCCTGTGAGTCCCACAGGAAAGAAACCGGCCAGGGCCAGTGAGCCTCTGACCTGTAGACTCCCCGCTCATCAAGTGTGTCTTTGAAAGATGCTACTTTTAGCGTTGTTATGGCAGCAACGCAAAGGAAatacacaccaacacacacacacacagtcccacGTCATGGGtgtcttttcctcattgtttatTTCAACAAAGgttataaaaagtagaaaaataaacattttcctgGAGGTGACTTGGgtttacacacacaaatacataaatagcGATTGGGTGGCAATAAATTAAGACAAGCggttaattgataaataaaatctCAGATTGCATGACTGGTGGGAGAGTCAAACACACAGGTCCCCGCTGGCGACACATTTCAGGTCCCGCGTGAGGAGGCGGAAGAGGTTGAAGGTGACAGAGGCCTCGAGGCAGCCAGGGGACTCCTGTAGGGAGGAGGGGATGGGTCAGGGGCTGTCCAGGGTCTGGGCTCCTAGTGGCTCCCCAGACCCCAGTCCCTCTCTTCCCAGGTCACTCACCTTTTTTGGGGCCTCCTGGAGCCGGTGTAGCCAGTGGTGGAGGCGGCCCCAGGGCCTGGGCCCTGCCGTAGGCTGAGGCTGGATCTGTGGGCAGAGGAGAGCCGTGTGTGAGGCGGGGCCTGGGCCACCACAGGGGAAGGATGCTGCTCAGAGCCCACAGACCTGGGTGCCCGGGCCCCGAGGACTCACACAGGCCCGGAGCTGGGCTAGGATGTGGTGCAGGGTGTGAAGGGGCTGGTCCAAGACATCCACCAGGGCCGAGTCAGCGTCAGCGGCGGCCTCCAGAACCTTCAGCGTCAGGGCCAGCTCAGCCTCCAAAGCCACAGGGCGCTCC encodes:
- the LOC113223172 gene encoding interferon lambda-3-like, which gives rise to VRERPVALEAELALTLKVLEAAADADSALVDVLDQPLHTLHHILAQLRACIQPQPTAGPRPWGRLHHWLHRLQEAPKKESPGCLEASVTFNLFRLLTRDLKCVASGDLCV